The following is a genomic window from uncultured Draconibacterium sp..
CTTGATCCTTCGGGGGCTGGTGACTACAGGCAAGTTTGGCAGGAAAGGAAACCTCAAAAGAAGACCGATTTTGTGGAATATTCGTTCGAAGGCGGGCCGCAACTTCGTGTGCCGGGAGATTTTAATTCCCAACTATGTGAGTTAACCTATTTAGAAGGAACTGTCTGGTATAAAAAACAAATCAACTATACTCTGAAGGCGGACAAGCGATTGTTCCTGCATTTTGGAGCAGTGAACTATTTAGTTGATGTCTATTTAAATGGCGAAAAAATTGGCAGCCACGAAGGCGGTTTTACACCCTTTCAATTTGAAATTACAGGGAAAGTAAAAGATGGCAGTAATACCATTATTGTTAAGGTTGATAACAAGCGTTTGGGCAATGGGCTGCCAGGCACAGGCTACGACTGGTTCAACTATGGCGGAATTACCCGAGATGTGGATTTGATCGAAACCAACGAAACGTTCATTGAAGACTACTTCATTCAGTTAAAAAAAGGGAGTTTGAATACGGTGTTGGGATGGGTTAAGTTGAACGGGAATAAGCTTAGGCAAAATGTGGTGGTTAAAATTCCTGAACTAAAACTGGAATATCGCACAAAAACGGATGAGACCGGTTTGGCGGGGCTTGAATTCAAGTCGGCATTTGAGCTTTGGTCGCCCGAAAATCCCAGGCTCTATAAAGTAATAGTTGAGGCTGAAAACGATAATGTTGCCGACGAAATTGGTTTCAGATGCATCGAAGTGCAGGGGAGTCAAGTGTTACTGAACAAACAACCATTTTTTATTAAGGCGGTAAATATACACGAGGAAAACCCGACAAAAGCTGCAAGAGCTTATTCAACAGAGGATGCTGAAATTTTGTTGAGTGCCGCTAAAGAATTGGGATGTAACCTGGTACGGCTAGCTCATTATCCTCACAGTGAAAATATGGTTCGACTGGCCGAACAAATGGGAATTATGGTTTGGGATGAATTACCCGTATATCAACATATTCAGTTTTCGGATAGTCTTGCTTCTCAAAAACTGGAGACTATGCTTAACGAAATGATTCGCCGCGACAAAAACCGTTGTGGGGTTGCTGTTTGGAGCCTTTCCAACGAGACTTATCCCGGAACACCAAACCGCAACGAAGCCCTGATTGAGCTTACACAGAAATGCCGGGCATTGGATTCCACCCGATTAATTGTACACGTAACAAATACGCAGAGTTATAACAACAACACTTTTAAGGTTTGGGATCCGCTCTATAATTATTCCGATTTGATCGCTCTCAATGAATATATCGGGTGGTACATTCCATGGCAGGGCAAGCCATCGGAAACACAATGGAATATTGCATTCCCCGACAAACCGGTTTTTATTTCTGAATTTGGCGGCGAGGCATTATTTGGCTGTAATGAAGGTCCTACTGACGAGGCCGCTTATTGGACGGAAGAATATCAGGCGAATATTTATAAAGATCAGATAGAAATGTTTAACACCATCCCGAATCTGTGTGGCCTTTGTCCCTGGTTGTTGTTCGACTACCGGTCGTTGGGTAGGATGAACCAGATGTATCAGAACGGCTACAACCGGAAAGGCTTGATATCGGAAAATGGAGATAAGAAGAAATCTTGGTATATTATGAACGAATATTATAAAACAAAATGAAAATGTTAGTTTTTAAAAAATTAGTCGTGGCATTGATTTGCGTAATTGCCACAATCGGTAGCCTTTCGGCGCAAGTTCAGGTAATTGACCTTTGGAACGGAAAGGCTCCCGGAGCCATTCAAAGTGATGAATTTAAACAGAATGTGGATACAACTGCAGGTTGGATCGATAAACATTCCATTGTTAAGCCTGACCTCTATTTTTATCCTGCTCCGGCGGAAAAGGCAACGGGTACGGCAGTTGTTATTTGTCCGGGAGGAGGCTATTCCGGATTGGCAATCCGGCATGAAGGCTTACAGGTTGCGCAGTGGTTTAACAGTGTGGGTATAACCGCTTTCGTATTAACATATCGTCAGCCCGACGATGCCATCATGGAAAACAAATCAATTGGCCCCCTACAGGATGGACAACGGGCAATACGCCTTGTTCGCCGCCATGCAAAGGAGTGGGGGATTAATCCTGAAAAGATTGGTATTATGGGCTTTTCTGCGGGGGGACACGTTGCATCCACAATTTCAACCCATTATAATGAGAAGGTGTATGACCCTGTAGATTCAACCAGTGCCCGGCCCAATTTCTCTTTGCTTATTTATCCGGTCATCTCGATGGATTCTACAATTACCCATTCGGGCTCGCGGGTGAATTTGCTTGGTAACAGTCCTGCGCCGGAACAGGTGATGCATTTTTCAAACGAGTTGCAGGTAAATGAGCAAAC
Proteins encoded in this region:
- a CDS encoding alpha/beta hydrolase, which produces MLVFKKLVVALICVIATIGSLSAQVQVIDLWNGKAPGAIQSDEFKQNVDTTAGWIDKHSIVKPDLYFYPAPAEKATGTAVVICPGGGYSGLAIRHEGLQVAQWFNSVGITAFVLTYRQPDDAIMENKSIGPLQDGQRAIRLVRRHAKEWGINPEKIGIMGFSAGGHVASTISTHYNEKVYDPVDSTSARPNFSLLIYPVISMDSTITHSGSRVNLLGNSPAPEQVMHFSNELQVNEQTPPAFVVHSLDDDVVPVQNSIKYALAMKKHHVPCELHIYESGGHGYGMAPGGSTQSMWPEVCLKWLDANRF
- a CDS encoding glycoside hydrolase family 2 TIM barrel-domain containing protein, with protein sequence MKKNLKPGIREWISIFWVFILFIGSVDAQTAMINVQARNTTSLNGKWTVILDPSGAGDYRQVWQERKPQKKTDFVEYSFEGGPQLRVPGDFNSQLCELTYLEGTVWYKKQINYTLKADKRLFLHFGAVNYLVDVYLNGEKIGSHEGGFTPFQFEITGKVKDGSNTIIVKVDNKRLGNGLPGTGYDWFNYGGITRDVDLIETNETFIEDYFIQLKKGSLNTVLGWVKLNGNKLRQNVVVKIPELKLEYRTKTDETGLAGLEFKSAFELWSPENPRLYKVIVEAENDNVADEIGFRCIEVQGSQVLLNKQPFFIKAVNIHEENPTKAARAYSTEDAEILLSAAKELGCNLVRLAHYPHSENMVRLAEQMGIMVWDELPVYQHIQFSDSLASQKLETMLNEMIRRDKNRCGVAVWSLSNETYPGTPNRNEALIELTQKCRALDSTRLIVHVTNTQSYNNNTFKVWDPLYNYSDLIALNEYIGWYIPWQGKPSETQWNIAFPDKPVFISEFGGEALFGCNEGPTDEAAYWTEEYQANIYKDQIEMFNTIPNLCGLCPWLLFDYRSLGRMNQMYQNGYNRKGLISENGDKKKSWYIMNEYYKTK